A portion of the Chlamydia avium 10DC88 genome contains these proteins:
- the cutA gene encoding divalent-cation tolerance protein CutA: MTPVLILTQVPSEQEAEHIATTLITQKLAACVHIFPQGKSIYTWDGVLQSSLEHHLQIKTLCSQFIPVSQVIHSLCSYEVPEILLIEITSCDKEYLHWLSSASSPKTT, from the coding sequence ATGACTCCTGTACTTATTTTAACCCAAGTGCCTTCTGAACAAGAAGCTGAACATATAGCAACTACTTTAATTACACAAAAACTTGCTGCTTGTGTACATATTTTTCCTCAAGGGAAGTCTATCTATACGTGGGATGGAGTTCTGCAATCTTCTTTAGAACATCATTTGCAAATCAAAACATTGTGTTCACAATTTATTCCAGTGTCGCAAGTTATTCATTCATTATGTTCTTATGAAGTTCCTGAAATTCTTTTAATAGAAATTACCTCTTGTGATAAGGAATACTTGCACTGGTTATCCTCAGCAAGCTCTCCTAAAACGACTTAG
- a CDS encoding KH domain-containing protein has protein sequence MEEFVAYIVKNLVANPEAVEIRSIQDETGESIKLEVRVSPDDIGKIIGRRGSTIHALRTILRRVCSRLKKKVQIDLVQPEGTKLPSDETEEDCCDFNDLDMESQCCHESGSCCSSHQEEEPQDMSSVHHECSYHGHG, from the coding sequence ATGGAAGAATTTGTAGCATATATCGTGAAAAATTTAGTTGCTAATCCTGAAGCTGTAGAAATTCGCTCTATACAGGATGAAACTGGCGAGTCCATTAAATTAGAAGTCCGTGTTTCTCCTGATGATATTGGGAAAATCATAGGTAGAAGAGGAAGCACCATACATGCTTTAAGGACAATTCTTAGACGTGTATGCTCTAGATTAAAAAAGAAAGTACAAATTGACTTAGTTCAGCCCGAGGGGACTAAACTACCTTCTGACGAAACTGAAGAAGATTGCTGTGATTTTAACGATTTAGATATGGAGAGTCAATGTTGTCATGAAAGCGGCAGCTGCTGCTCATCTCATCAAGAAGAGGAACCTCAAGACATGTCTTCTGTTCACCATGAGTGTTCGTATCATGGCCATGGGTGA